Proteins encoded in a region of the Triticum dicoccoides isolate Atlit2015 ecotype Zavitan chromosome 3A, WEW_v2.0, whole genome shotgun sequence genome:
- the LOC119270730 gene encoding proline-rich protein 4-like gives MVAMEGGGGGRLLLRVLIVCAGALMAAAAEGGGGGGGDTSVVFVVGMAQCAGCGRKSLGAEAAFRGLKVAITCKNESKAVASLDGTGAFEVLLPADAGASECLAQLQSAASGAPCPGQEPSRIVPLLAEGAGEGTFVAVAGKAARGGTSAAPECAAANICFPCHAFGRKPLFAHRRMKPMPVYAPPVYGTPVPACLCTPTPAPGCQCPSAMPVYGTPVPEYYPPPAPEYGTATPVYAPPVYGTATPVYAPPTVPVYGTPTPVYAPPTAPVYGTPTPDCPPEAPEYGTPTPVYAPPTASRCLCTPTPEPGCQCPSTKPAYGTPTPVYAPPTAPRCLCTPTPEPGCQCPTPTPTPVYVAPPTPQLPPPTPVYGTPSPVYAPPTAPVYGTPSPVYAPPTAPVYGTPSPRCLCTPTPAPGCECPAPTPTPVYGTPAPTTYPPAAPAYPRPAPEYGAPPAPECPPEYGTPIYTPPGHQ, from the coding sequence ATGGTCGCCATGGAAGGAGGTGGTGGCGGGAGGCTGCTGCTCCGCGTTCTCATCGTCTGCGCTGGGGCGCTGATGGCGGCCGctgcggagggaggcggcggcggcggcggggacacgtCGGTCGTCTTCGTCGTCGGCATGGCCCAGTGCGCCGGCTGCGGGAGGAAGAGCTTGGGCGCCGAGGCGGCGTTCAGGGGCCTCAAGGTCGCCATCACGTGCAAGAACGAGAGCAAGGCCGTCGCCAGCCTCGACGGCACGGGCGCGTTCGAGGTGCTCCTCCCGGCCGACGCCGGCGCCTCCgagtgcctcgcgcagctccagagCGCGGCGAGCGGCGCGCCGTGCCCCGGGCAGGAGCCGTCGAGGATCGTGCCGCTGCTGGCCGAGGGCGCGGGCGAGGGCACCTTCGTCGCCGTCGCTGGCAAGGCGGCGCGAGGTGGGACGTCGGCAGCGCCCGAGTGCGCGGCGGCCAACATCTGCTTCCCGTGCCACGCGTTCGGCAGGAAGCCCTTGTTCGCGCACCGGCGCATGAAGCCCATGCCGGTGTACGCTCCGCCCGTGTacgggacgccggtgccggcgtgccTGTGCACCCCTACCCCGGCCCCGGGGTGCCAGTGCCCTTCTGCCATGCCGGTTTACGGGACGCCCGTGCCGGAATACTACCCGCCTCCAGCCCCGGAGTACGGGACGGCGACGCCGGTGTATGCTCCGCCAGTGTACGGGACGGCGACGCCGGTGTATGCTCCGCCCACCGTGCCCGTGTACGGGACGCCGACGCCCGTGTATGCTCCGCCCACGGCGCCCGTGTACGGGACGCCGACGCCGGACTGCCCTCCCGAGGCGCCGGAGTACGGGACGCCGACGCCGGTGTACGCTCCGCCCACGGCGTCGAGATGCCTGTGCACGCCTACTCCAGAGCCGGGATGCCAATGCCCTTCCACGAAGCCGGCGTACGGGACGCCGACGCCGGTGTACGCTCCGCCCACGGCGCCGAGATGCCTGTGCACCCCGACCCCGGAGCCGGGATGCCAGTGCCCCACTCCAACCCCCACGCCGGTCTACGTGGCGCCGCCGACGCCGCAGCTCCCTCCCCCCACGCCGGTGTACGGGACTCCATCGCCGGTATACGCTCCACCCACGGCGCCGGTGTACGGGACTCCATCGCCGGTATACGCTCCACCGACGGCGCCCGTGTACGGTACTCCATCCCCGAGATGCCTCTGCACCCCGACCCCCGCGCCGGGGTGCGAGTGCCCTGCTCCCACCCCCACGCCAGTCTACGGCACGCCAGCACCGACGACGTACCCTCCTGCCGCTCCGGCGTACCCACGGCCGGCGCCGGAGTACGGAGCGCCGCCGGCGCCAGAGTGCCCGCCAGAGTACGGCACGCCCATCTACACTCCTCCGGGCCACCAGTAG